A region of the Candidatus Rokuibacteriota bacterium genome:
GTGAGACGCCGCAAGAAGAGGAGCGTTGACCCGTGGATCCGGCTTTCTTTCTGGTGGACGTCAATGCCAGTATGATCCCTGGCTGGCCTCTCCTCTCCGCGGCGCTGATCGCATGTCGCTCCCGTGGGGCAGCATGACTTCCTGCGCCTGAGCACCGAGGAGGCTGCGTATGTCGATCTCAAGGTGCGACTGGCCACAGGCCTGCACGAACGGCGGCGCCGGAGTCTCACGCAGGAAGACCTTGCCAAGCGCCTCCAATCGAGCCAACCGCGCATCGCCAAGATGGAGGCTGGCGATCCCTCGGTGTCGTTGGACCTCCTCATCAGATCGCTGCTGATCGAGAAGGCGGGCCTGCTCATCAACTTGACGCAGGACGGGCAGCTCGAGATGCGCGAACTGGTGAGGGCCTCCCTCCGGCGCATCGAATGGGATCCGAAGGGGCTGCCCCTTCGTCTCTTTCCCTTCACCAGGAGGCGCGAGCCAGAAGAACCTAGGAGCGTGTCGGAGAATTTCTCTCCGCCTGGTGTGAGAATTCTGGTGTAGTGAGCGCATGAATACACGCACGCGTCCGGACACGATGCCGGCCGAGCAGGTGCCGTTGATCAGGGTGGAGCCGATGCCGCCTGGGGCCGCGGGGCCCGGGGCCCGCGCCGCAAGCGGCAC
Encoded here:
- a CDS encoding helix-turn-helix transcriptional regulator, yielding MGQHDFLRLSTEEAAYVDLKVRLATGLHERRRRSLTQEDLAKRLQSSQPRIAKMEAGDPSVSLDLLIRSLLIEKAGLLINLTQDGQLEMRELVRASLRRIEWDPKGLPLRLFPFTRRREPEEPRSVSENFSPPGVRILV